From Mucilaginibacter gotjawali:
ACAGGACGTGAAAACCATTTTTGGTGATCCGTTTGCAGATGCACAGCATACCGAAAAATTTATGGAGAACTGGGGTAAAATGGAAGACTATGGTTTTACTTTTGCGCAGCTGAATTACATTTTAAACAATGTTGATGATCCAAACAGGCCAATCAAACCGACATTTATTTCCTTTTTAAAGCTGGCCAAAACTTTTTATGATGGACTTAACGCCATTATCGCGGCTAACCCGGACGTAAATACACCCGACGATGCCGTACCCACAGCTACAGTTCCTGTGGTAGCTACCGCCGAACTGGCGACTGCATCAATCGCATTGTTGTTTACCCCGGCGGTAACTGCCCAAGTTATGGCTTTGCTGCAGGGTACCACTGTTTACAGTACCAATGCGCCGGTAAACCTGGTAGCAACTGCTGCTGATTTTACAGCTTTGCTGACAGGTACACTTATTCAAAAAATTAAGTATGACTATGTAAATGGCGGGGTACAGGTTACCGGTATTTTAACCACTGCGGAAACAGCAGCAGCAAAGGCATTGTTCAGCGCCAATACTTTTTGGGCCGCGGCTATTGACCGGTTGAATTTGCAGCCTACGGAATTTTTTAATGATGTATTATACGGCATTATTACAGATGCTGCCGACAGGGCAATCCTGTTGGAAGGCGACTATAACGTCCCCGCATCACAACAGGCGGATCCGGACAACCCGGCACCTGATACCGCACCGGCAAAACTCTTTTGCTTTATGAAAGTATTTATGCCTTTCCTGCGCGAGCGTTTGATGCATACGTTTATCGTCAGCACTTTAGCTACCCAAACCGGCCTTAGCCAGGATGTAACCGATATGCTGATTTCGAATACTTTGGTAAGCGGAACGCCGGCCCAGCCGATAGTGGAGGTTTTTAAGAGTATCACCAACGCTTATCAGCCTGCAGCCGGATCGTGGAGTGGTTACCTCATCCCTACAAGTACTGATGTTTATACATTTGCACTCACTGTTCAAACCAATACGCTTAATGCGGCGATCAGCGTGAACGGCCAGGCGCTTAACTTTACCCAGCAGGCCGATCCGAATAATGTTTACCTGAGCGATCCGGTGAAACTGCAGGCCGGCAGGGCTTATAAATTTTGGGTTACAGGGCTTGATATTAACCTTACTGGTTTGGCCTGGAAAACGCCAACCACGCCAAAAAGCACCATCCCGGCGTCGGCAATGCTGGTGGACGACCTGACAGAGAGTGTTACCACCGCTTATGTACAATTGCAAAAAGCAGGTATCGTTGCATCGATATTTAACCTCACCGATGCCGAAATAAATTACCTGCAGCAAAATGGCGCGGATTTTAGCAACCTGGACTTTAATGCCATCACGTTCCAAAGCTGGCTGCGCCTGGGTGCTTATACTCAACTGCGCAGGTCGCTGCCCCCAACTAACTTAAGCCTGATCCAGTTTTTTGCGTGGGCCAAACAAACTACCGATACCACCAACCTGGGCGCACAGATAGCAGCGGTGACCAACTGGCTGCAAAGCGATGTAGATAAATTATTGGCAGCCGGGCACTTTAACCTGCTGGACAATGGCCAGTTTGTTAATGAAAAGAAGCTGCTTAAACTACAGCAGGCCCTTTACGTTGCCGCAAATATCGCTATTGACATCAACCTGCTTTTTGATTGGGCAAAACCAGTATCCAAATTCTGGGTATGCCATGATATTGCCGAAAGTATCCGTAAATCCATAAAGGCACGTTACAAGGAAACTGACTGGGAACAGGTGGTTAAGCCACTAAACGACCAGTTGCGCGAACACCAGCGTGATGCACTGATCAGCTATTTACTGGTTCAGCCCGATTTGAAAGATTGGGGAGTAATAGATGCCAACAGCTTGTTTGAATTTTTCCTGATTGATGTGCAGATGGATTCGTGCATGGAAACATCCAGGATAAAACAAGGAACATTATCGATACAGCTATTTGTGCAACGCTGCTTTTTGGGCCTTGAAGAGCCTTATATCGGCAACGATGTTTTGGATGCCGCCCGCTGGAAGTGGATGCAATACAACAATGTTTGGGTAGCCAACCGGAAAGTTTTCCTGTATCCCGAAAACTGGATAGTTGAATCGCTGCGCGATGATAAGAGTGACTTTTACAAAGCGCTGGAATCGCAACTGCTTCAAAAAGACATCAACCCCCAAAATGTACAGGATGCATTGAACAGTTACCTGTTCCAGGTGGACGATGTAGCCAATATGCTAGCAGTGGGTATTTTTGTGGAGGAAGGGACAGTAAAGGGTGCAACTGTACCCGTTAAATACCATATTTTTTCGCGAACACGCAATGCCCCCTACTTCTTTTACTACCGCTACTTTGATGTGATAGAAAGTAACTGGTACCCATGGGAACAGGTGCAGGTTGATATCACCAGTTATGATATTGAAGGCCCTACAACAGGCCAGGTATTTGGCAATGGCGCCTTCCTGACGCCGGTAGTTTGGAACGGCAGGCTGTTGATCTTCTTTCCGCAGATGACTAAAAAGGTGATGCCGCCGTCAAGCACCGGGGCAAGTTATAATTCTAATTCAGCCAGCGGACAAGTGCCTATTATTCAATGGGAGATTAAAATGGCCTGGAGCGAATACCGCAATGGAAAATGGACGCAAAAACAGGTTTCAACGGACGCCATTTATGATAATGGAAACTATACGGCAACCACTTTACCCAAAATAAGCTTTTATAGTTTTGTTGCCTATGTAGATAACGCCAATCAGAACGTTCAGATCATCCCCTGCTGGTCGGACGGATTGGTCGATCCTTCAAACGTGTTTATGTTTCAGGGAAGTACGATCAGTGTGGCGGCCGGTACTTCGCATTTTAATCCGTCAGCATCACCTAATGATTTTAACTTTATGCGGTTTCAATCAGTGGAATCTTCGGGTACGTATACCACCTACCCGCTGCAATATAACGGTACCAACGAACCTTACCTGGCCGCATCCGAACCTTACATATACGACAATACCAGCGCGGTCAATATAGAAACGCCCTCGGATTACGCCGAATTTTATCAGCCATTTTCGCACCAGTTACTGGGTTTGCTGGCGTCGGACACTTCAGGCGACCTAACCGATTTTTTCAGCAGTAATCTTACCCTGCCCAGCAATACAGATGAAGCATTCGGTTCCTATTTTGACAGTTCGCTGCAGGTAACCAGTTACAGTGAACTAAAAACACCCTATGCCATCTATAACTGGGAGTTGTTTTTCCATACTCCGGCAACTATTGCGGGCAAATTAAGCAGCGCGCAGCAATTTCAGGCGGCAAAACAATGGTACGAGTATATTTTTAACCCTGCCGCCCCGGGGTCTACCCCACAGCGGGCTTGGCAGTTTTATCCTTTTACGCAAATAAATGCCGATAACTACCTGGAGTATTTGTTTAATATGCTGCAATCCAATACGGCTAATGATGATATCAATGCCTGGAGATCTAATCCTTTCGAACCGCACCTGATTGCCCGCGGGCGGCCGGTAGCCTATATGAAATGGATAGTGATGCAGTACATGGACAATTTAATTGCCTGGGGCGATTATTTGTTCACACAACATACGCTGGAAACAATTAACCAGGCTACCCAATTGTACATTTTGGCCTACCATATTATGGGTCCGCGCCCACAACTTATTCCAAAAAGAGGTAAAATATTGCCCGAAACCTATAACTCGCTGCTAAATAAGTGGGATGCATTTGGCAATGCCATGGTGGAGTTGGAGCTGGCTTTTCCGTTCAGCAATCAAATCAATACGCCAATGGGTATTGGTAAAGGCGACATCGGTTTTGCCAACATCTTTGGGTTTGCTACCAGCTTGTATTTCTGCCTGCCCAGCAACCCCGAGTTGACCGCTTACTGGGATACACTGGATGACCGGCTGGGCAAAATAAGGGCCTGCGAGAATATTGAGGGCGTGTTTGGTTTGCCGCCGCTCTGGGATCCGCCAATTGACCCTGCTTTGCTGGTGCAAGCCGCCGCACAGGGCCTTAGCATATCAAGCGTGCTGAACGACCTGGATTCACCAGTGCCCAATTACAGGTTTAATTACCTGGTGCAAAAAGCGCTGGAATTGTGTAACGAACTAAAATCGCTGGGCGGCAACCTGCTCTCTGCCTTTGAAAAAGGGGACGGCGAAACCCTCGCCAGCATGCGTGCCAGCCAGGAAAGCACTATGCAAAACCTGGTAATGCAGGTGAAACAATTGCAGCTGAACGAGGCAAATGCTGCGCTGGATGGTTTACACCAAAACCGCGAAACGCCGGCATACCGTATGCAGCATTATTTAGACCTGATTGGGCAGGATGCCAGCAAAATACCGGGCGCTGATGCAGACTTTACCGCACTGGCCGGTCCACCGCAATCTTTGGTGACGGATAGTGAGCTGATCCTTACTTCGTACGAAAAGCAGGAGATGGACAAAGCAAGCGATGCGAAGGACCTGCAGGAAGGCGTAGGAATAGTGGAAACACTTGCCGGCGTATTACATTTATTGCCCTTGCTGGCTGCGGATGTAAAACCGATAGGTGTTGGCGCTGGCTTATGCTTTGGCGGCGATCAATTGGGCAGTGCCCTTGGTGCAGTAGCGCGTGGTATGCAGGTTGCAGTAGGTAACCTGAATGCTGAATCGGCCGCTGCCCGCAGCAAGGGTGGTTACCTGCGCCAATTGCAGGACAGGGTGTTACAGGCAAATTTAGCCGGTTTCGAGATCAAGCAGATCGATAAGCAGATATTGAGCCAGCAGATCCGGATCAGTATTACCAACCAGGAAATCACCAATCAACAAAAGGCTATTGATAATGCTGCGCAAACGCTTGATTTTTTGACCAACAAGTACACCAACCAGCAGCTGTACTCGTGGATGAAGGATACGTTAAAAACCCTTTACTACCAGGTTTACACATTGGCCTACGGCCTTGCCCAAAAAGCCGAGAAAGTTTACCGTTTTGAACGAGGGCTTTCGAGCTCCAACTTTATCCAGTTTGGCTATTGGGATGCCTCGCATGATGGCTTGTTAGCGGGCGAAAACCTGTTCGTCGGCCTTAAACAACTGGAGGCTGCGTATCAGCAGAATAGGGGCTATGACTTTGAGATTAGTAAAAACATTTCATTGCGCCAGATAGACCCTATCGCTTTATTAACCTTACGGACTACCGGAACGTGCCAGTTTGAACTGCCGGAAGTTTTATTTGATATGGATTTTCCCGGGCACTATATGCGCAGGATCAAATCGGTTGCCTTATCGGTGCCGTGCATCGCCGGGCCTTATACGGGGATCAACGCCACACTCCGCATGACGCAAAATACCTTCAGGCAAAATACCATGCCGGGCAGCGCCTATCCGCAGGATACCACAAAGAACGATCCGCGGTTTATGACGGTGAATGTGCCCATCACCTCCGTTGCGGTAAGCCACGGCCAAAGTGACAGCGGTGTTTTTGAGCTCAATTTTAAGGATGAACGGTATATGCCCTTTGAAGGAGCCGGGGTAATAAGCCAATGGAGTCTTTCGTTGCCGGATTTTAAACAGATCGATTATAACACTATTACAGATGTAATCATGACGGTAAGGTACACTTCGATAGACGGTGGTGACAAACAAAAGAAGGCTGCAACCACCTATCTTAATACCTTTGTT
This genomic window contains:
- a CDS encoding Tc toxin subunit A-related protein, translated to MPDPNDPASLFQGFVYDSGGRMVGGFQDAVLYDIRAASLDGNSLPPVVQWLPTGDSCDISRVRLIHLDGSSVTSAEYDKMQRFLRLWKKMGWTMDETDKATMGLGAPPVVPPGQHAPVAAKDCFNEFTDDCSKGTTSDCGCGTTEECGCTSNYADGLLSCDITPAYLHQLVYVNKLLDSTGLDLITLLTFWTDISTVGDDSQYKRLFLTYNLLAVDTVFQADKYGNYLTTAAKITDHIPVIMAAFNLKAADIANIMQYENIADSLTLANISLIYRYSLLMRLLNIKSSTLQDVKTIFGDPFADAQHTEKFMENWGKMEDYGFTFAQLNYILNNVDDPNRPIKPTFISFLKLAKTFYDGLNAIIAANPDVNTPDDAVPTATVPVVATAELATASIALLFTPAVTAQVMALLQGTTVYSTNAPVNLVATAADFTALLTGTLIQKIKYDYVNGGVQVTGILTTAETAAAKALFSANTFWAAAIDRLNLQPTEFFNDVLYGIITDAADRAILLEGDYNVPASQQADPDNPAPDTAPAKLFCFMKVFMPFLRERLMHTFIVSTLATQTGLSQDVTDMLISNTLVSGTPAQPIVEVFKSITNAYQPAAGSWSGYLIPTSTDVYTFALTVQTNTLNAAISVNGQALNFTQQADPNNVYLSDPVKLQAGRAYKFWVTGLDINLTGLAWKTPTTPKSTIPASAMLVDDLTESVTTAYVQLQKAGIVASIFNLTDAEINYLQQNGADFSNLDFNAITFQSWLRLGAYTQLRRSLPPTNLSLIQFFAWAKQTTDTTNLGAQIAAVTNWLQSDVDKLLAAGHFNLLDNGQFVNEKKLLKLQQALYVAANIAIDINLLFDWAKPVSKFWVCHDIAESIRKSIKARYKETDWEQVVKPLNDQLREHQRDALISYLLVQPDLKDWGVIDANSLFEFFLIDVQMDSCMETSRIKQGTLSIQLFVQRCFLGLEEPYIGNDVLDAARWKWMQYNNVWVANRKVFLYPENWIVESLRDDKSDFYKALESQLLQKDINPQNVQDALNSYLFQVDDVANMLAVGIFVEEGTVKGATVPVKYHIFSRTRNAPYFFYYRYFDVIESNWYPWEQVQVDITSYDIEGPTTGQVFGNGAFLTPVVWNGRLLIFFPQMTKKVMPPSSTGASYNSNSASGQVPIIQWEIKMAWSEYRNGKWTQKQVSTDAIYDNGNYTATTLPKISFYSFVAYVDNANQNVQIIPCWSDGLVDPSNVFMFQGSTISVAAGTSHFNPSASPNDFNFMRFQSVESSGTYTTYPLQYNGTNEPYLAASEPYIYDNTSAVNIETPSDYAEFYQPFSHQLLGLLASDTSGDLTDFFSSNLTLPSNTDEAFGSYFDSSLQVTSYSELKTPYAIYNWELFFHTPATIAGKLSSAQQFQAAKQWYEYIFNPAAPGSTPQRAWQFYPFTQINADNYLEYLFNMLQSNTANDDINAWRSNPFEPHLIARGRPVAYMKWIVMQYMDNLIAWGDYLFTQHTLETINQATQLYILAYHIMGPRPQLIPKRGKILPETYNSLLNKWDAFGNAMVELELAFPFSNQINTPMGIGKGDIGFANIFGFATSLYFCLPSNPELTAYWDTLDDRLGKIRACENIEGVFGLPPLWDPPIDPALLVQAAAQGLSISSVLNDLDSPVPNYRFNYLVQKALELCNELKSLGGNLLSAFEKGDGETLASMRASQESTMQNLVMQVKQLQLNEANAALDGLHQNRETPAYRMQHYLDLIGQDASKIPGADADFTALAGPPQSLVTDSELILTSYEKQEMDKASDAKDLQEGVGIVETLAGVLHLLPLLAADVKPIGVGAGLCFGGDQLGSALGAVARGMQVAVGNLNAESAAARSKGGYLRQLQDRVLQANLAGFEIKQIDKQILSQQIRISITNQEITNQQKAIDNAAQTLDFLTNKYTNQQLYSWMKDTLKTLYYQVYTLAYGLAQKAEKVYRFERGLSSSNFIQFGYWDASHDGLLAGENLFVGLKQLEAAYQQNRGYDFEISKNISLRQIDPIALLTLRTTGTCQFELPEVLFDMDFPGHYMRRIKSVALSVPCIAGPYTGINATLRMTQNTFRQNTMPGSAYPQDTTKNDPRFMTVNVPITSVAVSHGQSDSGVFELNFKDERYMPFEGAGVISQWSLSLPDFKQIDYNTITDVIMTVRYTSIDGGDKQKKAATTYLNTFVKNVQNLSQNEGLFAIFDLKNDLPNEWYKATQLPPAADGREISLTNIVDRLPVYTKTSAPDKIIAQDVYVLTEAGIASGDILINQGTNAQNVVSHGFGSGVDFKPMHVFTAPGININMQNWTLAISNTAIPLNNMWMVVRYTLN